The genomic window CGCAGCATATGGCCTGGCACGCATACTCTTGTCTCGTAGCCTGTCATGTTCTGAATGTTTGCGGCTATTCTCGTGGTGGCGGTGGTTATGCCTGCCTCTGCACGCTTTGCAGCACGCTCTTTTTTCTTCATCTTGGCTTCCTTCTTGTCAAAGGCACCCTCTGCAACGGCTATGATAGAGAACTTCTTGCCGGCCTCGTTTCGCTTTACGCAGGTCTCGGCGAGCTTTTCTATGTCGTAGGGTATCTCCGGCAGAACGATAATGTCAGCGCCGCCTGCAACGCCTGCATAAAGTGTCAGCCAGCCTGCCTTGTTGCCCATTATCTCGGCGCAGAGTATACGCCCGTGGGAGTTTGCCGTGGTGTGCAGTCTGTCTATAACATCAGTCGCTGTGCCTACAGCCGTGTGGAAGCCGAAGGTAACGCTCGTTCCCCAGATGTCGTTGTCGATAGTCTTTGGCAGACCAATAACATTCAGGCCTTCCTCGGAGAGGAGGTTTGCAGTCTTGTGAGTGCCGTTGCCGCCTAAGGTGAGCAGACAGTCAAGCTTCTGCTTTTTGTAGGTGGCTTTCATTTCTTTTACCTTGTCCACCTTGTCGTCCTCAACGACCTGCATCATCTTGAAGGGGGTTCTCTTTGTGCCGAAGATAGTGCCGCCTGTAGTAAGTATGCCCGAAAAATCGGCCGGAGTCATCTCCTTGCACATATTGTTGATAAGGCCGTAGTAGCCGTCGTTTATGCCGACTATCTGCACATCGTCACCGAACTGGTGATACACAGCCTTTGCAACGCCACGAATGGTCGCATTAAGTCCCGGACAGTCTCCGCCGCTTGTGAGTATGCCTATGCGTCTTTTCATTTTTATCAAATCCTTTCGGTAAAATTGTATTCTTTATCATATAGGCAACACCGCACAAAGACCGCCTGAAGGCTTTGTACGCAACTTACTTGCATCTTTTCCGTCATATTACACATTTTTTCCTTGAAATACGGTAGTATTCCTTCGGAAAATCTGTGCAATCTGACGAAAAAGCTGACTGCGCAATTTGCGCACAATCTTCGTGCGGTGTTGCCTATATCACATCAAGCTCTCCCTCTGAGAAGCTTGTGTAGTATCTTTTGTCGGCAGCTCCTGCCATATTGAAAGCAAGCGCAAAGGGGTATGCGTTTATCTGCCCCGTGCTTTTGTATCCCTCATATGAAACAGTCTCCCGGCATATCTCGGGCTCTGTCTTTAAATTCAGCCCCTGCCGAGATAAGCGCATTATAAAACTTTGTGACCGAGCTGTGCGTAAGTGTTTTTCTGTCGTATGTAAAAACAAGACTGTAATATGTGCTCATTGTCTCTCCGTGCTTTGAAATACAAGAGGCAAGAGGCAATCAAACCTCTCACCTCTTAAAGCATCAATATTTATCGTCCTCGTCATCAAGGTCTATCCTGATGTCTTCTTCATCATCAGAGCCGAAGTCCTCATCGTCGGGGTATACAAAGCTCGTGCCGGGGGAGGTTGCAGGCTCGTCATCATCGTCCGGATAGTCAAACTTGGATACCGGCTTCGGAGCAGGCTCGTCGTCGTCATCGTCCGGATAATCGAACTTGGATACCGGCCTTGGAGCAGGCTCGTCGTCATCATCGTCCGGATAATCAAACTTGGATACAGGGCTTGCAGTCGGCTCGTCGTCATCATCGTCAGGGTAGCTGAACTTGGATATCGTAGATGCGTGTACAGGGGCTTCCATGTCGTCGTCATCGTAATCGAACTTGCTCCTTGAAGGTGCTGCGTGGTCCGAAACGCCTTCGCCTGCGCCCTCTGAGAGTTTGAAGCGTGCTATCATGTTCTTGAGCACGAGCGACTGGCCCGAGAGCTCCTCGGAAGCAGAAGCTATGCCAACTGCCGCTGCCGTGTTGTTTGCAACGACTGCGCTTATCTGGTCAACGCCTGTGTTTATCTGAACGATAGCCTCGGCCTGTGCTTCAGATGCGTCTGTGATGTTCTTGACAAGACCCTTGATGTTGTCAGAGCCTTCAACTATCTCCTCGAGCGACTTAGCTGTTTCCTTGGCTATCTCAGAGCCACGGTCAACGGCATTGGCTGAGTTTTCGATAAGCTGTGAGGTCTGCTTTGCGGCCTCTGCCGAGCGTGAAGCAAGTCGTCTTACTTCGTCCGCTACGACGCCGAAGCCCTTGGAGCCTTCTCTTGCCGCCTCAACTGCTGCGTTGAGAGCGAGGATATTCGTCTGGAACGAGATCTCGTCAATTACCTTGATGATCTTTGAGATCTCCTCGGTAGCTTCTGTTATCTGCTCCATAGCCGAGAGCATATTGGTCATATCGTCGTTGCAGTTGTTGATAGCTGCGGTATTGTCGGATACGATGTTGTATGCGTTCTTAGCGTCGTCGGAGTTCTGTCTTATCTGCTTGGATACGCCGTTAAGTGTAGCAGAGAGCTCCTCGACCGAGCTTGCCTGCCTTGTCGAGCCCTGCGAGAGCACCTGTGCCGAATCTGACACTGACGATGCACCGGTGTTCACCTGCTCGGCAGCAGTATTGATAGATACGAATGTCTCGGAAAGCGCTTCCAAGATGTAGTTGAAGGTGTTCTTTATCTTCACGAAGTCGCCCTTGAAGTTGCCCTCCATGCGGTGACAGAGGTTGCCCTCGGAGATCTGTGTAAGGCCTGCCGTGATAAGGCTGATGTACTGTCTCAGCGAGAGGATAGTTTCTTCAAGTGAGTTGGTAAGGATACCCAGCTCGTCCTTTGAATCCCAAACATCAACAGGCTCGGCAAGGTTGCCCTGTGCGAGCTTTCTGATACGGTCGGTAGTCGTAACGATAGGCTTTGATATGCTGCGTGAGAAAAGAAGTGCCGTTACAAGTGTGGCTGCAATAAGAACCACTGCTACCACTACTATAATAATGTATGTCGATGTTTCAATGCCCATGAAAACGTCTGTCGTGGTGTAGCATATCACATTTGCGTCAACGTTTTTGAGCTTGTATGCTGCGGCTATCCTCTGCTTGCCGTCTAACTTGCAGCTCTCAGCGCCTTCGGATTCAAGGGCAGCTGTGTATGCATCCTTAAATTTGCCAAGGCTGTCATCAGAGGCTATGTCAGTACCGGGTGCGACAACAGCATCATCTGATGCGAGCATTACCTTGTCCTCACTATCAACTACCAGGATATTGGTCTTTGACTTGTCGGAAACATCGTTTATGTCTGTGAGTATACCGTCAAGAGTGGCAATTACCGCTATCCTGTCGTTACTGTAGCTGTCGGCTTTACCTACGCCGCAGACGTAGCCTATATAATACTTGCCATCAAATTCCTTAAGGCCTGTGTTGCAGCAGTAGCTCGAAACGCTCAGCGCCTTTCTTAAGGTGGGCTCGTCGATTATCTTGCTGACTATCTCTTCCGAGTTGCTATCAAGAGTTCCCGCTGCGCTGTAAACGCCCACGCCGACAAACAGATCCTTGTCAAACATAGGCTTTATCTCCGCAGGAGAGGTGTTCGAGGTTATCTTCGCAGCAACCTTAGACACGGCAAGCCCGTAGCTGTCGATAGATTTGTCAACGCTTCTTGAAACGTCGAACGACACCGCCGGCACAAAGCTCTCAACGGCGCTCTTGCCTGATGCCTGAACGTACATCATAAATATCAGTATTATAATGAAGCTGGTGATCACTGTAACACCCAGCATAGTAACAAGTATTTTGGAACGAATTGATTTCACGGCTGAAAACCTCCCTATAAATATGTTTACCCAATTTGATTATATCACAATTGCACAATTATTTCAAGCCCTTTTATGATATTTTTTTGTAATTGCACAAGCCAAAGGGACATATAATGTATAATATAAACAAAGTATTAAATCATTTTAGAAGAATGAGAGGAATGACAGAGATGTTTATGAGCATCAGGATAAAGCGCCTGCCGGCTGTTTTGGCACTTGTGGCTGTGTTGACAGCGGCGGCGATGATACTTCGCCCGTCTGCCAGAGCAAGCGGGGACAAAGAGCAGGGGCTTGATGTACCTATTATAATGTATCACAGCATATCCCGTGACGAAGGGCGGCTCGGTGAATACGTCGTGTCGCCGCAGGTGTTTGAGGAGGATATCATGTGGCTTTCACAGCACGGCTACACGGCAATATTTGTCAACGACCTTGTCATGCACCTGCGATACAATACACCTTTGCCGGAAAAGCCTGTCATAATAACCCTTGACGACGGACATCTTAACGCCCTGACCCGTGCTCTGCCTATCATCAAAAAGCACGGCTATAAAATGACCGTATCCTGCGTCGGCAAATGGAGCATGGCGGCAGGCGAGGAGGCAAGCCCTGATGAGAACTACTCCTACCTCGATGCTGACGGCATAAAAGCCCTGAGAGACTCAGGCTGCGCCGAGATAGCCTGCCACAGCTTTGATATGCATTCACTTGACAGCAGGCGAGGGGCGCTGATAGCAGACGGCGAGAGCGAATACGAATACCGCTCGCACCTTTTGGGCGACATATACAAGGCGCAGAGCTTTTTCAAAGACAGCTGCGGCTTCGAGCCGAATGTCTTCACCTATCCCTTCGGGCTTTGCAGCGGCGGTGCGGAGGATATTGTCAAGAGTGCAGGCTTTGATGCGACCCTTGGCTGCGAGGAGGGGATAAACGTCATCACAGGTGAGTCTTCGTTATACGGGCTTAAGCGCTTCAACCGCCCCTACGGCGAGACAAGCGAGGAATTCTTCACCGCCCGTGGCATAGCTTGACAATAGGGCAAAAAGCGTGATATAATATCAATGCATAATGCAGAATCAAGGTATGCGGCGCAAGCCGCACCGCAACTGTTCACTGTTCACTGATAAATGGGGGCTCATCTATGGATATCCGTTTCAGAAAAGCAGAGCTTAACGATGCGCAGCTGCTTATTGATATTTATGATGCAGCCTTTTACAGCGACTATGTAAAATACGGCGAGTGCCCGGCTTTTGGCAAGACTTTGGAAATGATGCAGCGCTCTATTGCCGAATACCCGAAATTCCTGATACTGTGCGGCCAAACGCCTGTCGGGTGTGTTTCATGTAAACAGCTGCGGCAGGGTGAGTATGAGGTCGGGTGCCTGTGCGTGATACCTGAGTTTCAGGGCAAAGGCATCGGAACGGCGGCGTTTTCCTTTGTTAAGTCGTATTACACTGACTGGTGCAGCTTTACGCTGGTAACGCCGGCGGATAAAAGCGAGAATGTCTCATTCTACACGAAAAAATGCGGATTTGATATACAGTCATACGAAATGGACGGAAATGTCAAAGTCGCCAGATTTGTTCTGGAAAGATAAAGGCAGTTATTCAGTGCTCTTGCAGCAAGCCTTTAATGACAAGGGTGTAAGGGTCTTAAAACACATCTCCGCAGGAGATACCTTAAGGCAACACCGCACAAAGACCGCCTGAAGGCTTTGTACGCAACTTACTTGCATCTTTTCCGTCATATTACACATTTTTTCCTTGAAATACGGTAGTATTCCTTCGGAAAATCTGTGCAATCTGACGAAAAAGCTGACTGCGCAATTTGCGCACAATCTTCGTGCGGTGTTGCCTTAACTAAAGTTGAAAGCGAGGGCTTGTTATGAGCGAGGAAAATACAAACTGGGGGCAGAGCGTGGCAGGTGTCGTCATAAAGGACGGCAAGGTGCTGCTCGCAAGGCATACCTACGGCAACGGCAAGGGTATGCTCATTATCCCGGGGGGATATGTTCAGTACGGCGAGAGCCCTCAGGATGCGCTCAGGCGTGAATATATGGAAGAAACAGGCATCAGGGTAGAGCCTGTGAGCCTGATAGGTGTAAGGTTCAATGCCAAGGACTGGTATATGGTGTTCCTCGCTGAGTATGTCTCAGGAGAGGCCGTGTCAGACGGTGATGAGAACAGCGAGGTGCTGTGGCTCTCTCCCTCTGATGCCATTTCAAGAGAGGACGTGCCTGACCTTACCAAGAAGATGATAGAAAGTGCGACCGCAAACAGCAAAGGGCTAATGCCGACACAGTTTGTCAGCCGCAGCAGCACACCGAGCACGCTTTACAGCGTGAGATGACTAAAAAGACTCCGGAGGTTTAAAATATGACAAGAGAACAGTTCAGAGCCCTGTGCGCAGAGCGATTTGTGATACTTGACGGTGCGACAGGCACCAATCTGCAAAATGCCGGTATGCCGGTGGGCGTATGCCCTGAGCAGTGGGTGCTCGAACACCCCGAGGCGCTTATCGACATACAGCGAGCTTTCATAGATGCAGGTGCTGACATAGTCTATGCCCCGACATTCACCGCCAACCGCATAAAGCTCGAAGAATACGGCCTTGCTGACAAGCTGTGTGAAATGAACACCGAGCTTGTCAGGCTCTCAAAGAAGGCGGCCGACGGCAAAGCATTCGTTGCAGGCGACCTTACTATGACCGGCAGGCAGCTTTACCCGATAGGGGATATGCAGTTTGAGGAGCTTTTTGAGGTCTACAAGCAGCAGGCAAAGGCCATAGCCGATGCAGGCGCAGACCTTTTCGTAATAGAAACTATGATGAGCTTACAGGAGACAAGAGCAGCAGTTCTCGCAGTCCGTGAGGTGTCTGACCTGCCGATAATGGCGACACTTACCTTCGAGCCGGACGGCAGGACGCTTTTCGGCACGCCGCCTGAGTGCGTTCCTACTGTGCTTCAGGGGCTTGGTGCTGATGCTGTGGGTGTCAACTGCGGCGCAGGACCTGACACAATGCAGGATATTGTTCAGACGCTGCTTGAATACTCGGATATCCCGGTGATAGTCAAGGCAAACGCCGGCCTGCCCGAGCTTGAAAACGGCGTGACGGTATACAAGATGACGCCCGAGGTGTTTGCAGAGAATTCAGCAAAGCTCGCATCAATGGGCGCAAGCATTATAGGCGGCTGCTGCGGAACTACTCCGGAGCACATCAGAGCTTTAAAAGCCGCCATCGACAAGACAGAGCGCAGGCTTGTTAAAAAGGCAGGGCAGCGTGTTATCTGCTCTGAGCGCAAGGCTGTAAAGATAATGCCAGGCGAGCGTTTCTTAGTCATAGGCGAAAGGATAAACCCCACCGGCAAGAAAACGCTCCAGGCAGAGCTTAAAGAGGGCAAGCTCGATATCGTTCGCAGGTTTGCCCGTGAGCAGCAGAAGGCAGGCGCATCAATACTCGATGTAAACTGCGGCATGGGCGGCATTGATGAAAAGCAGACGATGATAAACGTCGTAAACGAGCTGTCGCAGATAAGCGACCTGCCGCTGTGCATAGATTCAAGCTACCCTGAGGTGATCGAGGCAGCACTTCGCATCTACCCCGGCAGAGCGCTCATAAATTCTATTAACTACGAGGAAGCAAAGTTTGAGACTATGCTTGCCACAGCAAAGAAATACGGTGCTATGTTTATCTTCCTGCCGATAGACGATGTGGGCATACCGAAGACTATAGAGCTTAAGCACGAGATAGTTGACAAGGCGATAGACCGTGCGCTCGAGGTGGGCTTTAAGGAGACTGACATCGTGGTGGACGCTCTGGTAGGCACTGTCGGTGCTGACAAGGCATCGGCGCTTAACTGCTTTGCGACCTTTGAGCATTGCAGGCAGAGGGGATTGGCTACCGTATGCGGCCTTTCTAACATATCATTCGGCCTGCCTGAGAGGAGCTTTGTGAACACGGCTTTCCTTGCTATGAGCATAGCATCAGGCCTTACAATGGCTATAGCCAATCCCTCGCAGGATCTTCTGATGAACACTGCGGCGGCTTCGGATATGCTTCTGAACCGTGAGGGCAGCGACATTCGTTACATAGAGCGCATAAGCTACTACACCGAGAAAATGGCTAACGAACCCACAGCCGCTCCAAAGGCTTCATCAGCCGCCCCCACAGCTCCGGCAGAGCCAAAGGACGAGAAGGAGAGCGATCCGATATTCGCAGCTGTCATGAACGGCGAGAAGGACAGCATAGTGCCTCTTACAAAAGAGCGTGTAGAGGGCGGAGCAACTCCTTCCGAGATAATAAACGACCTGCTTATCCCGGCGATAAACAAGGTCGGCAAGCTGTTTGAGCAAAAGCGCTACTTCCTGCCGCAGCTGATAGCATCAGCAGGCGCTATGGAGCAGTCGATAGCATATCTTGAACCGATGCTCGTTTCCGACGGTCAGGACGATGATGCGCCGGTAGTCGTGATAGCCACCGTTGAGGGCGACGTTCACGACATCGGCAAGAACCTCGTCGCTCTGATGCTCAAAAACTATGGCTACAGGGTTATCGACCTTGGCAAGAACGTCGAGAGCGAGCTGATAGTTGACACAGCGATAAAAGAAAACGCCGCTGTCATAGCACTTTCGGCGCTGATGACAACGACCATGATGAACATGAAGACTGTTATAGGCATAGCCCATGAAAAGGGCTGCAAGGCAAAGGTGATAGTCGGCGGTGCGGCCGTGACCGAGAGCTTTGCCGAGGAGATAGGTGCCGACGGCTACTCCGGCGATGCAGCCGACTGCGTAAGGCTGGTGGAGAGGCTGGTCAAAACCGGTTAAGAGCTGACAGTTAAGAGTCATGGTGTGCCCCCTGCCCCTTCGGGGATACCGCACCTACAGCTTATCTATATAAATAACAAAGGTATCGTCTATATGCGCAGTGGCGGTAAAGAAGTATTTGCATATCAGGCTATATATGCGCCACTGCTAAAAGAATAAAGAAGAAAGAATAAATAAGAAATAAAAATAAAGGTATCGCCTTCGGCGATGATATTTTTGATCATCGACCGCAGGTCGATACCTTTATTATTCATTATTCTTTTTTCTTTATTCTTTCTTCTTTTAGCAGGCGCTGAACAAAGCTCTGCCCATTAAACTTCTTTATTGCGCCTGCGCTTATACGGCGATACCTTTTTGCTTGGTTATTTTCTTTTCGAGTGCTTTATCTTCTTTCTCTTCTTGCCGGAGCTGCGGCTGGAAAGAATGGCTACTATCACTACAAGTATCACTACAACGACTATGCCGGCAGCTGCTATCATCTTTTTGAAGGAGCTGCTCTCTTTGTCGAGTGACAGCTTGCGTGTGGTCGTCACGGTCGTTTCAGGCGTGCTCTCGGGAGCCTGCGTCTCGGACGAGGTCATGAAGCTCTCCTCCTCCTCGGCGGTCATGCGGCTTATGTGGAAGGTATATACCGTCTCAGCACCGAGCGAGTCTCTTACGGCGATAGTTCTTGTGATAACGCCGTCGTAGACGTTCTCGTCGCCTGTGTACCATATGTAACCGCCCTCAAGCGACGGCACGCCCTCTAAATCGAGCCATGTGCAGTCGTGCGGCACCTTGATGTCATATTCAAGCACGTCATACGAGAAGGCAGGGGAGATGTAGCCTGTTGATATCTTAAGCTCAGCGAGCCTGCCCTCGGGTATCTCGCTGTTGTCGGTCTTTTGGGCTGTCGTCGTGGTCGCTGTCTCTGCTGTTGTCACAGTAGTCGTTGTCGTTTCATTTGACGAGTCGGAGTCTTCCGAAGCTGTGGTCGTTGTCGTGCTGTCAGGCTCCTCTGTCTTGGCGGCGGTAGTCTCCTTTGGCTTCTCTGTAGTCTCAGCACTGCCCTGAACCTCAATGCTCGCCTGAGCCGACGGACTTCTGACACCGTTCTGGCCGCTGTCGGTTATCTGGCAGTTTACGAGCTTGATAAACCCGTCACCCTCGCCGATGGTCTTAAACACAACGGTCATGGTATACACGCCCTCAGCGCCCGTGTCGGTGAAAGCCCTCACAGCCAGCGTGCCACGCCCTGCAAAGCTGACATCATCGCAGCTGACGTATTCGAGGACTTTGTCGTTATAGCTTATGCTGCCCTGTATATCGGCGATGTCGTTTTTGTCGCTTCTGAAGGTAACAGTCGCCGTCACCTCGTCGCCAAGGAATGTATGCTGCTTTGAGAGCGATATATCAGCAGTATCCTCCGCCAGCACCGCAGGCGCAGCAATAACCGCCAGCACCGTCAACAGAAACACTGCTATCATACGTTTTATCATGATGTCATCTCTTTTCTTTTTTGTCCGTCCCGTTCTCCGGGCATTGCCTATACTATTATATATCAATAATCGTCGTTAGTCAAGAGCTTTTTCAGTTAACAGTTATCAGTTAACTGTTAACAGTTACGGTGTCGGCTTACGCCGACCTATGCCCATTCGGGCGATTTGGTCTGACGATTTCAGCGAAGCCTCATGCTATGCGCGGCGGTGCAGGCACTGCTACTTGGCAGAGATCGCACGACTGACAGGCTGATATGGCGCTCGTCTGCTTGCGCAGACAGCCAAGTTTCGCAAAGCGAAACTTGCAATAATCGCCGCTCCTCACCTGTTACCTCAATGACTGCATCTTCCACTCCAAAACAATTGACTTTTCTTTAAAAATATAGTATAATAATTACAGATAATGTCTGCACAGGAAAGGGGGCGGGGATAGTTATGGCGGATATTTATTACGCCGTGTGCCTGTCAGCGTCAGTTGTGCTGATGCTTATATATTGCTTTATCTACCATAAACACTTTGATGTCCATATATCTATGATATTTGTGCTGATACCAATTAATAATCTCGGCCACTTCCTGATGAACAGGGCTGTCAATCTCGAAGAAGCTATGATAGCGAATAAGATCATCTATATGTCAGGGTGTTACCTTATACTGATGATAACGCTCGTAGTTTTTATCTTGTGTGATATCAAGATAAACCGGTATATACGGTTGATAATGTTCTTTATGTCAACGCTCGTCTTCGGGTTTGCAATGCTCATCGGCGAGAATAAGCTGTTCTATAAGACAGTTGAATTTGAACGTGTGAACGGCAAGAATATCATCACCAAGGAATACGGCCCGCTGCACTCTACGTTTTATGTGCTGCTGACTGTCTACTTCCTGCTCGGTATGGGTGCGATAGCCTACAGCTATTTCAAGAAGAACCAGGTGTCAAGAAAATTCATCTACCTGCTTGCACTTCCCGAAACGCTCGCTGTCTTAAGCTATTTTGTCAGCAAAAAGCTCTCGAACGTGTCGAACCTGCTGCCTGATGTCGAGCTTTTGCCCTTTACCTATATAATAGCTCTGGTGGTATACCTGATAATCGTTCACAGGCTTGTACTGTACGATATTTCGGACACTGTAATAGACACGATG from Ruminococcus sp. NK3A76 includes these protein-coding regions:
- a CDS encoding methyl-accepting chemotaxis protein, which encodes MKSIRSKILVTMLGVTVITSFIIILIFMMYVQASGKSAVESFVPAVSFDVSRSVDKSIDSYGLAVSKVAAKITSNTSPAEIKPMFDKDLFVGVGVYSAAGTLDSNSEEIVSKIIDEPTLRKALSVSSYCCNTGLKEFDGKYYIGYVCGVGKADSYSNDRIAVIATLDGILTDINDVSDKSKTNILVVDSEDKVMLASDDAVVAPGTDIASDDSLGKFKDAYTAALESEGAESCKLDGKQRIAAAYKLKNVDANVICYTTTDVFMGIETSTYIIIVVVAVVLIAATLVTALLFSRSISKPIVTTTDRIRKLAQGNLAEPVDVWDSKDELGILTNSLEETILSLRQYISLITAGLTQISEGNLCHRMEGNFKGDFVKIKNTFNYILEALSETFVSINTAAEQVNTGASSVSDSAQVLSQGSTRQASSVEELSATLNGVSKQIRQNSDDAKNAYNIVSDNTAAINNCNDDMTNMLSAMEQITEATEEISKIIKVIDEISFQTNILALNAAVEAAREGSKGFGVVADEVRRLASRSAEAAKQTSQLIENSANAVDRGSEIAKETAKSLEEIVEGSDNIKGLVKNITDASEAQAEAIVQINTGVDQISAVVANNTAAAVGIASASEELSGQSLVLKNMIARFKLSEGAGEGVSDHAAPSRSKFDYDDDDMEAPVHASTISKFSYPDDDDDEPTASPVSKFDYPDDDDDEPAPRPVSKFDYPDDDDDEPAPKPVSKFDYPDDDDEPATSPGTSFVYPDDEDFGSDDEEDIRIDLDDEDDKY
- a CDS encoding homocysteine S-methyltransferase family protein, with protein sequence MTREQFRALCAERFVILDGATGTNLQNAGMPVGVCPEQWVLEHPEALIDIQRAFIDAGADIVYAPTFTANRIKLEEYGLADKLCEMNTELVRLSKKAADGKAFVAGDLTMTGRQLYPIGDMQFEELFEVYKQQAKAIADAGADLFVIETMMSLQETRAAVLAVREVSDLPIMATLTFEPDGRTLFGTPPECVPTVLQGLGADAVGVNCGAGPDTMQDIVQTLLEYSDIPVIVKANAGLPELENGVTVYKMTPEVFAENSAKLASMGASIIGGCCGTTPEHIRALKAAIDKTERRLVKKAGQRVICSERKAVKIMPGERFLVIGERINPTGKKTLQAELKEGKLDIVRRFAREQQKAGASILDVNCGMGGIDEKQTMINVVNELSQISDLPLCIDSSYPEVIEAALRIYPGRALINSINYEEAKFETMLATAKKYGAMFIFLPIDDVGIPKTIELKHEIVDKAIDRALEVGFKETDIVVDALVGTVGADKASALNCFATFEHCRQRGLATVCGLSNISFGLPERSFVNTAFLAMSIASGLTMAIANPSQDLLMNTAAASDMLLNREGSDIRYIERISYYTEKMANEPTAAPKASSAAPTAPAEPKDEKESDPIFAAVMNGEKDSIVPLTKERVEGGATPSEIINDLLIPAINKVGKLFEQKRYFLPQLIASAGAMEQSIAYLEPMLVSDGQDDDAPVVVIATVEGDVHDIGKNLVALMLKNYGYRVIDLGKNVESELIVDTAIKENAAVIALSALMTTTMMNMKTVIGIAHEKGCKAKVIVGGAAVTESFAEEIGADGYSGDAADCVRLVERLVKTG
- a CDS encoding ATP-dependent 6-phosphofructokinase, yielding MKRRIGILTSGGDCPGLNATIRGVAKAVYHQFGDDVQIVGINDGYYGLINNMCKEMTPADFSGILTTGGTIFGTKRTPFKMMQVVEDDKVDKVKEMKATYKKQKLDCLLTLGGNGTHKTANLLSEEGLNVIGLPKTIDNDIWGTSVTFGFHTAVGTATDVIDRLHTTANSHGRILCAEIMGNKAGWLTLYAGVAGGADIIVLPEIPYDIEKLAETCVKRNEAGKKFSIIAVAEGAFDKKEAKMKKKERAAKRAEAGITTATTRIAANIQNMTGYETRVCVPGHMLRGGSPSAYDRILATQFGTYAAKLIADENYGRAVAMIDSRVGSNLLKDVAGKTKFVPQDDQMVLAARALGISFGD
- a CDS encoding NUDIX hydrolase; the protein is MSEENTNWGQSVAGVVIKDGKVLLARHTYGNGKGMLIIPGGYVQYGESPQDALRREYMEETGIRVEPVSLIGVRFNAKDWYMVFLAEYVSGEAVSDGDENSEVLWLSPSDAISREDVPDLTKKMIESATANSKGLMPTQFVSRSSTPSTLYSVR
- a CDS encoding GNAT family N-acetyltransferase, with the protein product MDIRFRKAELNDAQLLIDIYDAAFYSDYVKYGECPAFGKTLEMMQRSIAEYPKFLILCGQTPVGCVSCKQLRQGEYEVGCLCVIPEFQGKGIGTAAFSFVKSYYTDWCSFTLVTPADKSENVSFYTKKCGFDIQSYEMDGNVKVARFVLER
- a CDS encoding polysaccharide deacetylase family protein, translating into MTEMFMSIRIKRLPAVLALVAVLTAAAMILRPSARASGDKEQGLDVPIIMYHSISRDEGRLGEYVVSPQVFEEDIMWLSQHGYTAIFVNDLVMHLRYNTPLPEKPVIITLDDGHLNALTRALPIIKKHGYKMTVSCVGKWSMAAGEEASPDENYSYLDADGIKALRDSGCAEIACHSFDMHSLDSRRGALIADGESEYEYRSHLLGDIYKAQSFFKDSCGFEPNVFTYPFGLCSGGAEDIVKSAGFDATLGCEEGINVITGESSLYGLKRFNRPYGETSEEFFTARGIA